One window of the Shewanella litorisediminis genome contains the following:
- a CDS encoding PQQ-dependent sugar dehydrogenase gives MLSNTHLGRLLIACFACLATQTQAEQTMTITVTKGFGITQYASELEDAKQLAVGDNGTLFVGSGKGGTITALVDSNNDGRVDRRYVVGKGLDNPEAIAFHKGHLYVALDDKILRYEEIEQRLRRPGRPKEIYSKLPGDTKKSARYMAFGPDGRLYIAIGAPCNVCEAESPFGSVIAIDVDTGASEQIATGVRSVRGMDWAPEDGKLWFADIGRDWMGDNLPPDEINRIDIKGMHYGFPYVHASNVIEPAYEKPENLKVVSPVYELPAHVSPMGMLFYRGEQFPAEYHNQLLVAENGSWNRSSKIGYQIVVLTLDQGEVKRRETLISFLDGEFPVARPYGMALGADGSLFISDDLKGNVYRFFYRHEAEEEAPTQEEQP, from the coding sequence ATGTTGAGTAATACACACCTCGGCCGCTTGCTGATTGCCTGCTTCGCCTGCTTGGCGACGCAGACTCAGGCCGAGCAAACGATGACAATCACTGTCACCAAGGGCTTTGGTATCACCCAATATGCCTCAGAGCTTGAGGATGCCAAGCAGCTCGCCGTGGGCGACAATGGCACCCTGTTTGTTGGCTCTGGCAAAGGGGGCACAATCACGGCGTTGGTCGACAGCAATAACGACGGACGCGTGGATCGCCGCTATGTGGTGGGTAAAGGCCTGGACAATCCCGAAGCCATTGCCTTCCACAAGGGCCATCTTTATGTGGCCTTGGATGACAAAATTCTGCGTTATGAAGAAATTGAGCAGCGCCTTCGTCGTCCAGGGCGCCCCAAAGAGATCTATTCCAAACTCCCCGGCGATACCAAAAAGAGTGCCCGCTATATGGCATTTGGCCCCGATGGCCGGCTCTATATCGCCATAGGTGCACCCTGTAACGTGTGTGAGGCCGAGTCGCCTTTCGGCTCTGTTATCGCCATCGATGTGGATACAGGTGCCAGTGAGCAGATTGCCACTGGGGTGCGCAGCGTTCGCGGCATGGACTGGGCTCCGGAAGATGGCAAGCTGTGGTTTGCCGATATCGGCCGGGACTGGATGGGCGACAACCTGCCCCCGGACGAAATAAACCGAATCGATATCAAGGGTATGCACTATGGGTTTCCCTATGTGCACGCCAGCAATGTGATTGAGCCCGCCTACGAGAAGCCTGAAAACCTCAAGGTAGTGAGCCCGGTTTATGAACTGCCCGCCCACGTGTCTCCCATGGGGATGCTGTTTTATCGCGGCGAGCAATTTCCGGCGGAATATCATAACCAGTTGCTGGTGGCAGAAAACGGCTCCTGGAACCGGTCGAGCAAAATTGGCTACCAGATAGTGGTGCTTACCCTGGACCAGGGGGAAGTAAAGCGCCGTGAGACCCTGATAAGCTTTCTGGATGGTGAGTTTCCGGTGGCCCGACCCTATGGCATGGCATTGGGCGCCGACGGTTCACTGTTTATCTCTGACGATTTGAAAGGCAACGTTTACCGGTTCTTCTACAGGCATGAAGCCGAAGAAGAGGCGCCAACGCAGGAAGAGCAACCATGA
- the cpdA gene encoding 3',5'-cyclic-AMP phosphodiesterase: MLKEAVEYSLAEGEAARLVQITDPHLFASNDGQLLGVNTTQSLAAVLNTLNATHYPAHLMLATGDISQDYTPDSYRNFVEAIEFLDLPCHYLPGNHDDPRVMNLHMQGPRVFGQQRILIGNWQILMLDSTVRGKPGGHMGELQFSLIDRAIAEFPDHHTLLVMHHNPILMDCAWLDQHCMDNGRDFLARVSAYPQVKGILWGHVHQAVDEVYATAEGELPLMATPSTCIQFKPKSPYFALDHLQPGYRLLELLSDGSIHTHVYRVPGNRFAPDHSSSGY; encoded by the coding sequence GTGCTGAAAGAGGCTGTTGAATATTCGTTGGCAGAAGGGGAAGCTGCGCGTCTGGTGCAGATCACCGATCCACATTTATTTGCCAGCAACGACGGACAACTGCTGGGCGTGAACACCACTCAGAGCCTGGCGGCTGTGCTTAATACTCTCAATGCCACCCATTATCCCGCGCACCTGATGCTTGCTACCGGTGATATCAGTCAGGATTACACTCCTGATTCCTATCGCAACTTCGTAGAGGCCATCGAGTTTCTTGATTTACCTTGCCATTACCTGCCCGGCAACCATGATGACCCCAGGGTCATGAACCTGCATATGCAAGGCCCAAGGGTCTTTGGTCAGCAGCGAATCCTGATTGGCAACTGGCAAATTCTGATGCTGGACAGTACCGTGCGGGGAAAGCCCGGCGGTCATATGGGGGAGCTGCAGTTCTCACTCATTGACCGAGCCATCGCCGAGTTTCCCGATCATCATACATTGCTGGTGATGCACCATAATCCCATCCTGATGGATTGTGCCTGGCTCGATCAGCACTGTATGGACAATGGCCGCGACTTTCTTGCCCGGGTTTCAGCATACCCTCAGGTTAAAGGCATTCTCTGGGGGCATGTGCATCAGGCCGTGGATGAAGTCTATGCCACCGCCGAGGGCGAGCTGCCGCTGATGGCGACGCCTTCTACCTGTATTCAATTCAAGCCCAAGTCGCCTTACTTTGCCCTTGACCATCTGCAGCCCGGCTACCGTTTGCTGGAGCTTTTGAGCGATGGTAGCATTCATACACATGTTTATCGTGTGCCGGGCAATCGGTTTGCCCCGGACCACAGCTCCAGCGGTTACTGA
- the parE gene encoding DNA topoisomerase IV subunit B, with the protein MTNQYNSDAIEVLNGLEPVKRRPGMYTDTTRPNHLGQEVIDNSVDEALAGHATRIDVILHTDNSLEVIDDGRGMPVDIHPEEGITGVELILTKLHAGGKFSNKNYQFSGGLHGVGISVVNALSRRVEITVRRDAQVYEMAFEHGNKVEDLTVTGTCGRRNTGTRVHFWPDPSYFDSPNFSITKLTHLLKAKAVLCPGLRIKFTNKQSGEVHEWYFEAGLTDYLKSAVGDVPMLPPEPFVGSLAGNHEAADWAITWLPEGGEYLAESYVNLIPTPLGGTHVNGFRQGLLESMREFCEFRNLIPRGIKLSPEDIWDKTAFILSIKMQDPQFAGQTKEKLSSRQSAAFVSGIVRDAFSLYLNSHTDLAEMLAEMCISNAQKRLKAAKKVARKRVTAGPALPGKLTDCSGQDPMTSELFLVEGDSAGGSAKQARDREFQAIMPLRGKILNTWEVEASQVLASQEVHDISVAIGCDPDSDDISELRYGKVCILADADSDGLHIATLLCALFLKHYRVLVERGHVYIAMPPLFRIDIGKEVYYALDESEKQGILDRIAAEGKKGKPQVTRFKGLGEMNPMQLRETTMDPNTRRLVQLTIDDSDDTVALMDMLLAKKRSGDRKTWLETKGDLAII; encoded by the coding sequence ATGACCAACCAATACAATTCTGATGCCATTGAGGTGTTGAACGGCCTTGAGCCGGTTAAGCGCCGTCCCGGTATGTATACCGATACCACACGCCCCAACCATCTGGGGCAGGAAGTCATAGACAACAGTGTGGATGAGGCGCTGGCGGGGCACGCAACTCGTATCGATGTTATTCTGCACACCGATAATTCCCTTGAAGTTATCGACGACGGTCGGGGTATGCCGGTGGATATCCACCCGGAAGAGGGCATAACCGGGGTTGAACTTATCCTCACCAAACTCCACGCGGGTGGTAAGTTTTCCAATAAAAACTATCAATTTTCCGGTGGTCTGCACGGCGTGGGTATTTCTGTGGTTAACGCCCTGTCCCGCCGTGTCGAAATTACCGTTCGTCGTGATGCCCAGGTCTACGAGATGGCCTTTGAACACGGTAACAAGGTTGAAGATCTCACTGTGACCGGCACCTGCGGTCGGCGCAACACGGGTACCCGGGTACATTTCTGGCCTGATCCAAGCTATTTTGACTCACCCAACTTCTCCATTACCAAACTGACACATCTACTGAAAGCCAAGGCCGTACTGTGCCCCGGCCTCAGGATCAAATTTACCAATAAGCAAAGCGGTGAAGTGCATGAATGGTACTTTGAAGCGGGGCTGACAGATTATTTGAAGAGTGCCGTAGGGGATGTCCCCATGTTGCCTCCCGAGCCTTTTGTAGGCAGTCTGGCCGGTAATCATGAAGCCGCTGACTGGGCCATTACCTGGTTACCTGAGGGCGGCGAATACCTGGCCGAAAGTTACGTGAACCTCATTCCAACCCCGCTTGGAGGCACCCACGTCAATGGCTTCCGTCAGGGGCTTTTGGAATCCATGCGGGAGTTTTGTGAGTTTCGAAACCTCATTCCCCGCGGGATAAAACTCAGTCCAGAAGATATCTGGGATAAAACGGCCTTCATTTTGTCCATCAAGATGCAAGACCCCCAGTTTGCCGGTCAAACCAAGGAGAAGCTCTCCAGTCGTCAAAGTGCGGCCTTTGTATCCGGCATAGTGCGCGATGCGTTTTCCCTGTACCTGAACTCCCACACTGACTTGGCCGAAATGCTGGCGGAGATGTGTATCTCCAACGCCCAGAAGCGTTTGAAAGCGGCCAAGAAAGTCGCCCGTAAAAGGGTCACGGCGGGACCTGCTTTACCCGGCAAGCTGACCGATTGCAGCGGCCAGGATCCCATGACTTCAGAACTCTTTTTGGTGGAAGGGGATTCGGCAGGCGGCAGCGCTAAGCAGGCGCGTGATCGCGAGTTTCAGGCCATCATGCCGCTTCGGGGCAAGATCTTGAATACCTGGGAGGTTGAGGCCTCACAGGTGTTGGCATCCCAGGAAGTGCACGATATTTCTGTGGCAATCGGCTGCGACCCCGACAGCGATGATATTTCTGAGCTGCGTTATGGCAAGGTGTGTATTCTGGCAGACGCCGACTCGGACGGATTGCACATTGCGACCTTGCTGTGCGCACTCTTCCTGAAGCACTACCGGGTACTGGTGGAGCGGGGTCATGTGTACATCGCCATGCCGCCGCTGTTCCGTATCGACATCGGCAAAGAGGTATACTACGCCCTCGATGAGTCGGAAAAGCAGGGGATCCTCGACCGGATTGCCGCCGAAGGTAAAAAAGGTAAGCCTCAGGTGACTCGCTTTAAAGGGCTGGGTGAAATGAACCCCATGCAGCTGCGTGAGACCACTATGGACCCGAATACCCGTCGTCTGGTGCAGCTGACCATAGACGACAGCGACGATACCGTTGCACTGATGGACATGTTGCTGGCGAAAAAACGTTCCGGCGATCGAAAAACTTGGCTTGAAACCAAAGGCGACTTGGCAATCATCTAA
- the tolC gene encoding outer membrane channel protein TolC, with protein MKFKLSSLCAAVLLAAGASNVHADDLLQIYQQALTNDPLVLQAQAQRNALYAQIEENRAPLLPTISANVGYNKAWNDPSEDSDGFTGGVKLNQVIYDHSAWVGLSLAEKAAAQADAAYASALQNLIIRVTKAYFDVLKAKDNYEFQGAEKRAIERQLEQTKQRFAVGLTAMTDVHEAQAQYDLASATEILAENTLSNSYEALREITGIDHKSINVLDTNRFSAASPAPAVPNEWIKMAENNSTDLLTQRIGKDIAEETISLYKAGHYPSLSLSAGYSKGFEQTPGPDFDNSSIGINLSIPIFEGFRVSSKVEQAQYKYVEASEKLEQTYRRVVKDVRNNFNNVGASISSIRAYEQSVLSSESALGATQSGFEVGTRTIVDVLNRTRDLYDSKRKLSDARYSYISSVLALKQAAGTLNEDDVIAINNGLKTAE; from the coding sequence ATGAAATTCAAGCTCAGCTCTCTGTGCGCCGCCGTGCTTCTGGCCGCCGGTGCATCAAATGTCCATGCCGATGATCTGCTGCAAATTTATCAGCAGGCACTGACCAACGATCCTCTGGTTCTGCAGGCTCAGGCTCAGCGCAACGCGCTTTACGCCCAGATTGAAGAAAACCGCGCTCCCCTGCTGCCAACCATCAGTGCCAACGTTGGTTACAACAAAGCATGGAACGATCCATCTGAAGACTCAGATGGTTTTACCGGCGGCGTTAAGCTGAACCAGGTGATTTACGATCACAGCGCCTGGGTAGGCCTGTCCCTGGCTGAAAAAGCCGCAGCCCAAGCCGATGCGGCTTATGCCTCTGCGCTGCAAAACCTCATTATCCGAGTGACCAAAGCTTACTTTGACGTGCTCAAGGCCAAGGACAACTACGAGTTCCAGGGCGCAGAGAAGCGCGCCATTGAGCGTCAGCTCGAGCAGACCAAGCAGCGTTTTGCCGTGGGATTAACCGCAATGACCGACGTGCACGAAGCACAGGCTCAATATGACCTGGCTTCTGCCACCGAAATTCTGGCGGAAAACACACTGTCAAACAGCTATGAAGCGCTCCGTGAAATCACTGGTATCGATCACAAGTCTATCAATGTGCTGGATACCAATCGTTTCAGCGCTGCCTCCCCTGCCCCGGCCGTTCCCAATGAATGGATCAAGATGGCAGAGAACAACAGTACTGACCTGCTGACCCAGCGAATTGGTAAAGACATTGCCGAAGAGACGATTTCACTCTACAAAGCAGGCCACTATCCTTCACTGAGCTTGAGTGCCGGTTATTCCAAGGGCTTCGAGCAGACGCCAGGCCCTGACTTCGACAACAGCTCGATTGGCATCAACCTGTCTATCCCCATCTTCGAAGGCTTCAGGGTCTCCTCCAAGGTGGAACAGGCCCAATACAAGTATGTGGAAGCCAGTGAGAAGCTGGAGCAGACGTATCGCCGTGTAGTGAAGGATGTACGAAACAACTTCAATAACGTGGGTGCCTCAATCAGCTCTATCCGCGCCTATGAGCAATCCGTGCTGTCGTCCGAAAGCGCGCTCGGTGCCACTCAGTCAGGATTTGAAGTGGGTACCCGTACCATAGTTGACGTACTCAACCGTACCCGTGACCTCTACGACTCCAAGCGTAAGCTGTCTGATGCGCGTTACAGCTACATCAGCTCGGTTCTGGCCCTGAAACAAGCCGCCGGTACCCTGAATGAAGATGATGTTATCGCCATCAACAACGGTTTGAAGACCGCTGAATAA
- a CDS encoding (2Fe-2S)-binding protein: MYVCVCYAVTDTQIQEAVHQGDTTLAAVKKRLGVGSQCGKCIQTTLEVIQRQLDVEPNYYEVA, translated from the coding sequence ATGTATGTCTGTGTTTGTTATGCCGTAACAGATACCCAAATCCAGGAAGCCGTTCATCAGGGCGATACCACCCTGGCCGCGGTGAAAAAGCGCCTGGGTGTGGGCAGCCAATGTGGCAAGTGCATTCAGACAACTCTTGAAGTGATTCAGCGCCAGCTGGACGTAGAGCCCAATTACTACGAAGTGGCCTGA
- the nudF gene encoding ADP-ribose diphosphatase, whose amino-acid sequence MFNRLFRREDIEVLDSSTLYQGFFKMVRYQFRHRLFAGGWSEVVSREVFERGHAVVVLPYDPVTDQVVLIEQVRFPALDTSEYPWLLELVAGMIEEGESAEDVARRELMEEAGLTASQMLPIGSYLSSPGGCSERFYCFLAEVDASEAAGLHGLAHEHEDIRVHVMSREAAYAMVETGEIDNGSTVIGLQWLELNRHKLRRSDL is encoded by the coding sequence ATGTTTAACAGACTCTTCCGTCGCGAAGACATTGAAGTACTGGACTCAAGCACCCTGTATCAGGGTTTTTTCAAGATGGTCAGATATCAGTTTCGCCATCGCCTGTTTGCCGGAGGCTGGAGTGAGGTCGTCTCGCGGGAGGTGTTTGAACGCGGCCACGCTGTGGTGGTGCTCCCCTATGACCCTGTGACTGACCAGGTGGTATTGATTGAGCAGGTCAGGTTTCCGGCATTGGACACATCTGAGTATCCCTGGTTGCTGGAGTTGGTGGCCGGCATGATTGAAGAAGGCGAATCGGCCGAGGACGTTGCCCGCAGAGAGTTGATGGAAGAAGCGGGGCTTACGGCTTCGCAAATGCTGCCCATCGGCAGTTATCTTTCCAGCCCGGGAGGCTGCAGTGAACGCTTTTATTGTTTTCTGGCCGAGGTTGATGCCAGTGAGGCCGCTGGCCTGCATGGCCTGGCCCATGAGCATGAGGATATTCGGGTGCATGTGATGAGCCGCGAAGCGGCCTATGCCATGGTGGAAACCGGTGAAATCGATAACGGCTCAACCGTGATTGGTCTGCAGTGGCTGGAGCTGAACAGGCATAAACTCAGACGGAGTGACCTTTGA
- the parC gene encoding DNA topoisomerase IV subunit A, with translation MSDAIDLSLDGVEQMPLRRFTEEAYLNYSMYVIMDRALPHIGDGLKPVQRRIVYAMSELGLNAQSKHKKSARTVGDVLGKYHPHGDSACYEAMVLMAQPFSYRYPLVDGQGNWGAPDDPKSFAAMRYTEARLSRFSEVLLSELGQGTVDWGVNFDGTMKEPKVLPARLPHILLNGVTGIAVGMATDIPPHNARELTRACIELIDNPATELNRLMELVPGPDYPTEAEIITPADEIAKIYESGRGSIRMRAVYEMENGEVVISALPHQASSSKILEQIAAQMQAKKLPMVTDLRDESDHENPVRLVLVPRSNRVDVEQLMAHLFATTELEKSYRVNLNVIGLDGRPKVKGLKDMLAEWLVFRTETVRRRLQFRLDKVLARLHILEALMIAFLNIDEVIEIIRFHDDPKAELMARFGLSDRQAEAILELKLRHLAKLEEMKIKTEQSELEEERNKLEQILGSERRLKTLIKKELEKDAETYGDDRRSPLVVREESRALTEQELLPTEPVTVVLSEKGWVRCAKGHDIDAGALSYKAGDSFLCAAQGRSNQQSVFIDSSGRAFSTDTHTLPSARSQGEPITTRFNMAPGETMEHVLLGEEQQHYLLASDAGYGFVCSFADMISRNKAGKALLSLPSGAKALAPRRVDKDANPSILAITNEGRMLVFGLDALPQLAKGKGNKIIGIPSERAKNREELLTHLHLVPADSAVTLWAGKRKLTLKSSDLEHYRGERGRRGAKLPRGLQRVDSVELGEGDTPAL, from the coding sequence ATGAGTGACGCCATTGACTTAAGCCTGGATGGTGTGGAGCAAATGCCCCTGAGGCGCTTCACCGAAGAGGCCTATCTCAACTATTCCATGTACGTGATCATGGACCGGGCCCTTCCCCATATCGGTGATGGCCTCAAACCGGTGCAAAGACGTATCGTCTATGCCATGAGCGAACTGGGCCTCAATGCCCAGTCGAAGCACAAGAAATCCGCCCGCACCGTGGGTGACGTGCTGGGTAAATATCACCCCCACGGTGACAGTGCCTGTTACGAAGCCATGGTATTGATGGCGCAGCCGTTTTCTTACCGCTACCCACTGGTTGACGGTCAGGGTAACTGGGGTGCACCTGACGATCCCAAATCCTTCGCGGCCATGCGATATACAGAAGCCAGGCTGTCCCGCTTCTCTGAAGTGCTGCTCTCAGAGCTTGGACAGGGCACCGTGGACTGGGGCGTCAACTTTGACGGCACCATGAAAGAACCCAAGGTGTTGCCTGCGCGCTTGCCCCACATTCTGCTCAACGGGGTCACCGGTATTGCTGTGGGTATGGCGACGGATATTCCGCCCCACAACGCCCGCGAACTGACCCGCGCCTGTATCGAGTTAATCGACAACCCTGCTACCGAGCTCAATCGCTTGATGGAGCTGGTACCGGGCCCCGATTATCCCACCGAGGCGGAAATCATTACCCCCGCCGATGAAATTGCCAAGATTTACGAGTCTGGCCGTGGTTCCATCAGGATGCGCGCCGTCTACGAGATGGAAAACGGTGAGGTGGTGATCTCTGCTCTGCCGCATCAGGCGAGCTCCAGCAAGATCCTTGAGCAAATCGCTGCCCAGATGCAGGCGAAAAAGCTGCCGATGGTGACGGACCTGCGCGACGAGTCTGACCACGAAAATCCGGTGCGACTGGTATTGGTACCACGCTCCAACCGGGTAGATGTGGAACAGCTGATGGCGCACCTCTTTGCCACCACTGAGCTTGAAAAGAGTTATCGGGTTAACCTCAATGTGATTGGCCTCGATGGCCGTCCCAAGGTAAAAGGCCTCAAGGACATGCTGGCCGAGTGGCTGGTGTTCCGCACCGAAACCGTGCGTCGCCGCCTGCAGTTCCGTCTGGACAAGGTGCTGGCGCGCTTACACATCCTTGAAGCCTTGATGATTGCCTTCCTCAATATTGACGAAGTGATTGAGATCATCCGCTTCCATGATGATCCCAAGGCCGAGTTGATGGCGCGTTTCGGTCTGTCTGATCGCCAGGCCGAAGCCATTCTGGAACTCAAGCTGCGTCATCTGGCCAAACTCGAAGAGATGAAAATCAAAACCGAGCAGAGCGAGCTTGAGGAAGAGCGTAATAAGTTGGAGCAGATCCTGGGTTCGGAGCGACGTCTCAAGACCCTGATTAAGAAAGAACTGGAAAAGGATGCCGAAACCTACGGTGACGATCGCCGCTCGCCGCTGGTGGTGCGTGAAGAGTCCCGCGCCCTGACCGAGCAGGAGCTGCTGCCCACCGAACCCGTGACCGTGGTGCTTTCAGAAAAGGGTTGGGTACGCTGTGCCAAGGGCCATGATATAGACGCAGGCGCCCTCTCTTATAAAGCGGGTGATAGCTTCCTGTGTGCAGCACAGGGGCGCAGTAACCAACAAAGCGTATTTATCGACAGCTCAGGTCGCGCCTTCTCCACCGATACCCATACCCTGCCGTCGGCGAGAAGTCAGGGTGAGCCTATTACCACCCGCTTTAATATGGCGCCGGGCGAAACCATGGAGCATGTGCTCCTGGGTGAAGAGCAGCAGCACTACCTGCTGGCCAGTGACGCGGGTTATGGCTTTGTGTGCTCCTTTGCCGACATGATCTCCCGTAACAAGGCAGGTAAGGCGCTGCTCAGTTTACCATCCGGTGCCAAGGCGCTGGCGCCCCGCCGGGTGGATAAAGACGCCAATCCATCCATTCTGGCCATCACCAATGAAGGCAGAATGCTGGTCTTTGGGCTGGATGCCCTGCCGCAACTGGCGAAGGGTAAGGGCAATAAAATTATCGGTATTCCCAGTGAGCGGGCCAAGAACCGGGAAGAACTCCTGACACATTTGCATCTGGTGCCGGCAGATTCCGCCGTGACCCTTTGGGCAGGTAAGCGTAAGCTGACGTTGAAGAGCTCGGATCTTGAGCATTATCGAGGGGAGCGGGGCCGTCGTGGCGCCAAGCTGCCAAGAGGTCTGCAGCGGGTAGACAGTGTCGAGCTGGGCGAAGGTGACACCCCCGCCTTGTAA
- a CDS encoding TIGR04219 family outer membrane beta-barrel protein codes for MKKTILAASLLSAFAACSANAATVVGFKVGADYWHADAKGNVPDDAGNLHGFDYDTSGQASVWFAIEHPVPLLPNLLIRENRLEEDGFNADVTLPFGGIPFNGELYSTMDLSNTDFVLYYELLDNDIVSLDVGGAYKKMNGSLRISNAAGAAAQKDFTDGIIMGYASAVVGLPGLGLYGFADLMAGLDESQVYDYSVGLGWEFDGIALDTRVRAGYREFSFDVNNFDGISTDSSFKGYFAGVELLF; via the coding sequence ATGAAAAAAACCATTCTGGCTGCTTCACTGCTTTCCGCTTTTGCCGCTTGTTCTGCCAATGCGGCCACGGTTGTTGGTTTTAAAGTCGGTGCCGATTATTGGCACGCCGATGCCAAAGGCAATGTACCTGACGATGCCGGTAACCTGCACGGATTTGACTATGACACTTCGGGTCAGGCAAGTGTTTGGTTTGCCATTGAGCATCCTGTGCCCTTGCTGCCGAATCTGCTGATCCGTGAAAATCGCCTTGAAGAAGATGGGTTTAATGCAGATGTGACCCTGCCGTTCGGCGGCATTCCTTTCAACGGTGAGCTCTACAGCACCATGGATTTGAGCAACACCGACTTTGTGCTCTATTACGAACTGCTGGACAACGACATAGTGTCGCTGGATGTGGGTGGGGCCTACAAAAAGATGAACGGTTCACTGCGCATCAGTAATGCTGCAGGCGCCGCCGCTCAGAAGGACTTTACCGATGGCATCATCATGGGCTACGCCAGCGCTGTGGTTGGGCTGCCAGGTCTGGGCCTCTACGGCTTTGCCGACCTGATGGCGGGGCTGGATGAAAGCCAGGTGTACGATTACAGCGTGGGGCTGGGCTGGGAGTTTGATGGCATTGCCCTCGATACCCGGGTTCGTGCCGGCTACCGTGAGTTCAGCTTTGATGTGAACAACTTCGATGGCATCAGCACTGACAGCAGTTTCAAAGGCTATTTTGCCGGTGTTGAACTGCTTTTCTGA
- a CDS encoding DUF1249 domain-containing protein, giving the protein MNSKGVKARYQPDLNGFLALCGRNYALLLRWLPSALAMDAPVSVRGSHGILKITLVENTRYTQLVEISRPLGKTPLVEDPKVLVRIYHDAKLAEVLTGRQFSLLSAVYDYPNLRMYQSDEKYQVNAFLEELLKIGCRYQSAVRS; this is encoded by the coding sequence TTGAACAGCAAGGGAGTAAAAGCCAGATATCAGCCGGATCTCAACGGCTTTTTGGCCTTGTGTGGCAGGAACTATGCGTTATTGCTGCGCTGGCTCCCCTCTGCGCTTGCCATGGATGCACCCGTCAGTGTTCGCGGCAGCCACGGCATTCTTAAAATCACGCTGGTGGAAAATACCCGCTACACTCAGTTGGTCGAAATTTCCCGTCCACTTGGAAAAACTCCGCTGGTTGAAGACCCTAAGGTATTGGTTCGGATTTATCATGATGCTAAATTAGCAGAAGTGTTAACTGGTCGGCAGTTTTCACTCCTCAGTGCGGTGTATGATTATCCCAATTTGCGAATGTACCAAAGTGATGAAAAGTACCAGGTAAATGCATTCCTGGAAGAGTTATTGAAGATTGGCTGTCGATATCAATCGGCAGTGCGGTCTTAA
- a CDS encoding YqiA/YcfP family alpha/beta fold hydrolase, with translation MLLYIHGFNSSPQSEKAVLSANFVAAHHAGLRLVQPQLPADIDQAASLLCQITEEAKARGEPLRFIGSSLGGFFATYLAETYGGKAALINPAVSPYDLFETFLGPQHNPYTGEDYQVLPSHREALKRYDVAAIANPDRFFVLLQTGDEVLDYRLALGKYHCCRMLIEPGGDHSFVGFERQLPDIAAFLELP, from the coding sequence ATGCTGCTTTATATTCATGGATTCAACAGCTCCCCGCAGTCTGAAAAAGCCGTACTGAGTGCAAACTTTGTCGCGGCCCACCATGCCGGTCTCCGCTTGGTGCAGCCGCAATTGCCCGCAGATATTGACCAGGCTGCTTCACTCTTGTGCCAGATAACTGAAGAGGCCAAAGCGCGGGGCGAGCCGCTGAGATTTATTGGTTCTTCCCTCGGGGGCTTTTTTGCCACTTATCTGGCGGAAACCTACGGCGGAAAGGCCGCGCTGATTAATCCCGCCGTTTCGCCCTACGATCTTTTTGAAACCTTTTTGGGGCCGCAGCACAATCCCTACACCGGAGAGGACTATCAGGTGTTGCCATCCCACCGCGAAGCGCTCAAGCGCTATGATGTTGCTGCGATAGCCAATCCCGACCGTTTTTTTGTATTATTGCAAACCGGTGACGAGGTGCTGGACTACCGCCTGGCCCTCGGCAAATACCATTGCTGCCGGATGTTGATAGAACCCGGTGGAGACCACAGTTTTGTGGGTTTTGAGCGGCAATTACCGGATATTGCCGCTTTTTTAGAGTTACCTTGA